A region of the Peredibacter starrii genome:
GTTAATTTCGTTGAACTCTTTGTTCTTTTCTTCAAGAGCTACACGCTTCTCAGCAAGTGTAGTTTCAAGTTGCATGATGTTGGTTTCAAGAATTGCAAGCTCAGCTTGTTTTTCTTCCAGCTCAACACCCATCTCCTGAATAAGGTTGTTACGTTGAACGATACCTTGAGCTTCAGAAGCTGAATCGTGGCGAACTCCGTAAACTACTGAGTTACCAACTTTTTTGATGAGAACTTTTCCATCCTTAGAAACAAGACCTTTAAATTGAATCTCGGGGTTAATGCGAGATGCAAGCTCCGTAGTTAAGTTCTCGACAACAAAGAAACCATTAAGGATCTTTGATAATTTTTCAGCGTATTCTTGATTGTTGATACGAACGATATCAACCAGGGCCTTCATGTTCTGGCAGCCTTGAGTTTCTAAACGTCCGATTGACTCTTGAGAAATCGTCGCTTCCTGTGGCCATAGAAGGTCAACAGTCGCGTTGAAATCTGTCATAAGATTAGCGAATGCTTCTTTACCAGATGTAGCAAGAACCACGTCCAGAGATTCGCCAATAAGTTGCTCAACCGCTACCGCGTACTCAGGATCACACTCGATAAGTTTACCAAGTACTTCCAGAGAACCATCGTTAACTTTTTGAACTAGTTCTACAGCACCAGCACGACGGCCTTCTGCTGAGTTATTGATCTCGATAAGAGAGTTACGTTTTGACTCAAGCTGAATAACGGCGCGAGATAGCTCACGGAATTTTACGTCACTTGCTTTAAGTTCATTATTGATTGTTTCAACTTCTTCTTTAAGGGCCGGAAGGGCCGCTTTAAGTTCTTCAACTTTTGCGCCTGAAGATTTAACAGTCGCGCGATCTTTCATAAGATCATCAGTGAAGTTTGAAGTGCTCTTTTCGAGCGTTTCAATTTCTGATGTTAAGTCTTGAAGAAGACGTGAGTATTCTTCAAGTTTAGAAGAGTTCTTGAAGGCCTCGTTATCAAGGCTTTGGAACTTTTCTTTCGAAGCGTTCAGGTCACGGCGCTTTTCATTAAGTTCTTCTTCAAGGTCGAACATTTGAGACTTAAGAATCTCAACTTTTTCCTCAAGGGAAGAGAAGTCCATCTGCTCGTAGTTGTTTGCTTCAAGATCAGCAAGCTGAGCAGTAAGAGCTTCAAGGCGCTCTGAACGTTTCTCAATATCAACGTTAAGCTCTTCGTTCTCACGATTTGCGCGGTCGATTTGTTTTTCTTTATCGATAAGAGACTTCTTAAGGTGCTTCACTCTTTCTTCAGAAGCAGCAAGTTGCTTCGAGTGATCGTTGAAATCGTCCTGAGCGACATCGATTTTTTCCATCATGTCGGTCTTCTGGATTTTTTCATCTTCTAGAAGAAGATCAACCTGAGACTTACGAAGAGTAAGGTTCTCATGCTCAACCTGACGAGAGGCAAGCATAGAGTCTGCGTTGACGAAGTCTTGAAGGTAGTCGTGCTCACGGTGAGATTCAACGATAAGCTCATACTTCTTGATACGGTCGCGAAGAGTTTTGGCTTTTTCAGCTTTCTCTGCCTGCTGCTCAAGTTTCTTCAAGTTCTTATAAATTTCGTTCTGAAGGTCTTCCAGACGAGTAAGATTCAATTGAGTTTGCTCGATCTTTTTAAGTGACTCACGCTTACGAAGTTTGAACTTCGTAATACCTGCCACTTCTTCAATCATCACACGGCGCTCTTCCGGCTTCTGCTGAACGAGCTTGTTAATTTCACCTTGAGCGATAATTGAGTAAGACTTGGCCCCTGCTCCTGTATCCATGAATACTTCGTGGATGTCTTTCAGACGAGCTGGCTCATTATTAATGCGGTATTCAGTTTCACCATTACGATAAAGCTTACGAGTAAGGTGAATTTCAGCCGGCTTACCAATTGTTCCGTTGATGTTGATGTGCTTGCCATTAACGTTATCAAGAACAAGTGTCACTTCAGCGAATGCAGCTGGTTGATACTTAGATGAACCTGCGAAAATAAGATCTTTCATTGAAGTACCACGAAGGTGCTTCGCCGATTGCTCTCCCATTACCCAGAAAAGTGCATCTACGATATTTGATTTACCACAACCGTTTGGACCAACGATCCCTGTGATACCCTCGTCAAAAATGACGGTAGTTTTGTCTTTGAAGGATTTGAAACCCTGAATGATGAGCCTGTTAAGTCTCATTGTGCTGACCTCTCGCAAAGTGTTTGTGTGTATCACTAAAAACTGACTGAAGCTTCTGCCTCTTGCATCCATTCCATACAGCTGAATTTAATGATAGGGGCATCATCCCTTAAACTTGAGTGGCCTGTCTAGATTATTTGGGCTTACTTTCCCTCACAAATGGTGTCAATGACTCAACACTCAAAAACAAGATTTGGTGGACTTTAATAAAAACTATACTGAGAATAGTAGGTATTTTCAGGAGGATCCTATGATCAGAAAATCACTTTTCTCTCTCACCTTAGGACTCGTTTTCGCCTCTTCTGCTTTCGCGATTGCTTTCGCGAACAACAAGTTTCAGGAATCGTTCCGCATGCTTTGTGTGACGGAATTCCCAACTACTTCCATCATTGCTGAAAAGGTCGGTACTGAGTTGGTGGTTAACGTCATCCATCACCATGGGATGAAGTTCATGCCACTACATTCGGGAATTATCACTCCCAATGACCTGAACACTTTGGCAAAGAAGGCCAATGACTTCGGGAAAATTGGCGATCGCTATGAGTTCCGTTGGGACATGTCGAAATGCGAACGCATGGACAACGAGATTTTCTCTTGTCACGGCGGCAAAGACACTGTGATTGAAGGCACACCCGTAAACCCATTCTCAATTTACACGCAACGAGTGACTTCAGAATCCGATGCGGGCAAATTTGAAAAACTCCACGTGGGCTTTTTGATTTCCATCGATAAAGACTCACATAGCTTTTCCATGGGCTATGAGAAGTATGAATGTGCTTTTGAATAACCAATTAACTCTTATGCCTTTCGTGGCATGAACCCTGCACCCTCTTTGGTTAAGAGCTAAGGAGGGTCCATGCGATCAAAATCCTTTTTAAAGCGAATTAAGGCCTTCAAGAATAACATTAAAGAACGCTTTGATGACCGTCGTAAGTTCGAAGACACTTATCGACCACTTAATCGCGATGACGTGACTGAAGAGTATGAATACGAGCATCGGAAAGATCGGGACGAAAGGGTCTTAAAAGAGTCAGGTGGGCAAGACATCTCGGCCATCTAACTTGAATCAATTACTTCCCTCACCCATTTCATGAGTCTTCTTGACCCACTAATTGCTCATGTCCGAAAACTGCCAGACTTCAGGTCTTTACTAAGTTAAGATGGGGGCATGAAGACGGACAATGAACTCACCTTAAAAAAGATCATTGAAAGAAGAGACCCTCGCTATGATGGGCGCTTCTATTACGGGGTTAAAACCACCAAGATCTATTGCCGTCCCGTTTGCCCGGCCAGACCAAAGCCTGAGAACATTATTATCCTAAAAAGCACGACAGAGGCCGAGAACGCAGGGTTTAGACCTTGTAAGCGCTGTCGTCCGGATCTAGCTCCTGGAACCAAATTCTTTGAAGGAACGGCCAATACAGTTTCGCGCGCTCTACGTTTAATAGATGAAGAAAAAGAAATCGCATTGAACGTGGAGAAGCTCTCAGATACTTTGGGAGTTTCAGATCGTCATTTGCGTCGTTTGTTTCAAGAACATCTAGGTGCTTCTCCGATTGAAGTCATGATTTCAAAACGCCTACATTTAGCGCAACAACTCGTGCGAGAAACTTCGGCACCGTTGTCTGAGATCGCCTTAGCAGTTGGTTTCCAATCCATACGTCGATTCAATGAAGCGTTTAAGAATCTCTATCACTCTCCCCCTTCTGCCTTTAGAAAAGAGAAAGCTGTTCCAGATAATCAGATTGAACTTGAACTCATGGTGAGACAACCCTTTGATTGGAAGACCATGCTGGAATACTTCGCTCGTCATGAAAATTTCGGAATTGAGCGAGTGACGGAAACTTCCTATCAGCGGTTTATCACTTTTGGGGACAAGTACGGTTCTTATACGATTACTTACTCTCCAGATAAATCACTTTTAAAAGTTAAACTTATCAACATTCCGATGACTGAAATTAAATCGGTAATTTTAAGGATTAAGCGTCACTTAGATTTAGATCATAACCCCGAGCATTTACCGAAGGATAAAAAATTTAAAGGAAAAGGCATTCGCATACCTGGCTCCTTTGATCCATTTGAAATCGCCGTGACGATTATTTTGGGTCAGTTGGTCTCCACAAAGCAGGCCAAAGCAAAACAAAAAGAACTCATTCTTAAATACGGCAGTAAGATTGATGAGGACGTTTGGGCCTTTCCAGAGGCCAAAGATCTAATGGATGCAGAAATTGAAACGATTGGTATCACCAAAGTTAAAGCGGGTGCCATTCGTGAAATGGCCCGAAGGTATCATGCAGGTGAATTAAATCTCGCCCCAAGTGCTGATATTGAAAAAACCAAGGCAGAGCTCCATTCCATTCATGGGATTGGACCTTGGACAGTTGAAATTATATGTATGAGATGCCTCGGGGACTCAGATGCATTCCCTAAATCAGATCTCATTATCAATAAAGCTCTTAAGGCCCATATGGTGAATGAAGAGCTCTGGACTTCATCCAGGGCCTATCTCACTCACATTCTTTGGAGGGACTATGCAACAGTACTATCAAAAAATTAAATCACCCATTGGGGAACTTCACCTCGTGGCAAATGATAAAGCGTTGATGTACCTCGGTTTTAAAAATCTTGGTTGGGACGCGGTTAAAAAATCTAATCCCATCATCGAGCTGACTAAAACTCAACTCCAAGAATACTTTGAAGGTAAGAGAAAAAAATTTGATGTCCCTTTTTCACTAGCAGGGACTGAATTTCAAAACACTGTTTGGAACACTCTCGCTAAAATTCCCTTTGGTAAAACCTGGAGTTATCAACAAATGGCAGAAGCAGTGAAAAAACCAGCGGCCATGCGAGCAGTGGGAAGAACTAATGGTCTTAATCCCATTAGTATTATTCTTCCTTGTCACCGAGTGATTGGGAAATCTGGGAGCCTCACAGGATATGCAGGCGGACTTCCGGCGAAGGAATTTCTCCTCCGTCTAGAAGGTCTAACTCCTCAAAAATAAAGCATTAATTAATACTTTAGTAATTCCATCAACTTACCGATAAGGAGGGTATGTGGCGCTCTCTCATTGCCCTCCTATTCATAGCTCCTGCCTACTCGCAGGTTTTTACGGAAGACATTTCCAAGATCGCTCATGTTATCGCAGAACAGGAAGTTGAGGCCTACGCTAAAAATCCTACGAAGGAAGGAATTCCTGTAGAGTTTCTCGATTCACTTATTTCACGTGAATATATTGAACCAGCTGCAAACTGTATCGAAGATAAATATAAGTACAAGCCTTTGAAGCTTCGTTATGAGGTTCTTGCCATCACTGAAGATGTAGCAACTGCGCCTGCTGTACCTCAACTCAATTTCATTGTGGCGAAATACGAATTCAAAGAAGAAGAAAATCCGATCGTTTCAAAATTAAAAGGCGTGATGAATGAGCAGGCCAGTAATCCAGGAGTGTTCCAGTTAAAACAAGCTCAGGGGACTGGAAAAAAGATTGTACACTTTGCGAGTTCAGGAACCACTATCGACCTCAACTCAAACGTGAATGCCGAAAATGCCGTATCGATGAGTATAGATAAAGCTACTGCCAGAGCAACACCTGGTGCGACTCTTCAAGTGGATCTTATTAACCGTCTTGATATTAAACAAGTTGTCACCAATGATACGCAAATTAAGGGTGCCGTTGAGTCGATCCATTCAACCGGTGCGGCCAATTTAGTGAACTTTAGTGGGATGAAAATGAACCTCAGCACCGTCAAGGCCGAGGCCAGAGTTGATACTAAAGTCGACACGGACACAAAGTCCTACGCTGAAGTTACTTACAGTGGTAACGACCTTGAAAGAAACGTTCGAATTAACACCGGCTTTGAAGTTAAGGCAGCCGGAAATGCAGAAATTTTGGTCTTCAGTGGTGTTAACACGAAGTTCCTTGGCTCCGATACCTTCGCCAACAAGAAGCAAGAGCTAGAATTTGGAGTTAAGTATAAAAATAAAAATGGTATTCGCATTTTTAGCCGGATTCGTAACGGCAGCGAAAAGCGCGATACCACTTACGAAACCGGCATTGAGATTGATTTAAAATAATTAGATGTGATCTTTCGCTTCGAAATCTTCCTTCATGGCCCCCGCATACCATTCTTTTAAGGCCGGCAAATTCATAATGGCCTCACAATAATTCTTAACAAGTCCATCCACAGGCACACCGTAAGTCACAAAACGACCTACAACCGGTGCATACATGGCATCTGCGATCGAGAACTCTCCAAATAAAAAGGGACCTTTGGATACTTTCAACTGTTCTGTCCAAAGCACCTTTACTCGATCAATGTCTGATTGGGCCGAACCGAAATCAAAATTCTGGTAACTCTTCTTCACATTGAAAGAAAGGCGCTCACGCATCTTTCCAAATCCCGCATGCATCTCCATAGATAGAGAACGCGCCAGCGCTCTTTGCTTCAGATCAGTTGGGTACATTTTTTTCTCTGGATATTTCTCGTTGAGGTATTCCATGATGGCGGCCGATTCCCAGATCGAAAGGTCCCCATCAATCAAGGCCGGCACTTTTCCCGAGGGAGAATACTTGGCGATCTCCGCTTTCGTTTCCGGCATATCCAATTTCACCAGGATTTCCTCAAAAGGAATGTTGAAGTGTTTCATCAACACCCAGGGACGCAGTGACCAGGAAGAATATGTTTTATTACCAATAATAAGTTTCATGAAAGCTCCTTAATAAAATAAGGCTAGCTTCGGAAGAAAATCATGTCGATGGAAGAACGAAGGTGGGGCCAAAATTTGAATATTATAAAGCAAAAGGCCCCAATTGCTTGGGGCCTGTCGCTGATGAACTGCAGTAACACCTGAAGAAACATTGTTTCATCAGCATTCTGAATTCTTATTTTCTAATTAACGAGCAAGAAATTTACAAGATTCAGCAATTAGAGCTCTTGTAGCGTTTGAAGAAACAGTTAGTGTTTCACCAGCAGCTAGAACAGTGTGAACGTTCTTAGTTTCAACAACTTCACGTGACTTACCAACACGACGCTCGAAATTGAATTCAACGCGCTTAAGGTTAAGATCTGAACCAGTTCTGTTAGTAAGAGTACAAGCATATTTGCCAGATACTACAGACATTTTTCCGTAGTGAGACTCAAGGAACCAACGACCAGCGAAAGCCTGAACTGAAACAGCAAGAAGAGCAACAGTAAATAGTGATTTCATTTTATATCTCCAATTTTTTTAAAGTTTAAAATTAACGAGCAAGAAATTTACAAGAGTGAGCAATGAAGGCCTGAGAAGCGTTCGATACAACAGTTGTTGTTTCGTTAGCGTAAACTACAGAGTTAACAGATTTTGTAGAAACTAAATCACGGTTCTTACCAGCGCGACGCTCAAGAGCGAATTCAACACGCTTAACATCTAGATCAGCACCAGTTGTGTTTGTAAGAGTACAAGCATACTTACCACCAACAACAGAAAGTTTGCCGTAGTAAGACTCTAGGAAAAGTGAAGAACCTTTAGAAGCAGCAAAAGAAGTAGCAGAAAGAGCGATCATAGCAACAGCGAAAATTGTTTTCATTTTTTTCTCCAGGGTAAATTGTGTTTTCGTTGGAGCGGTTTTTAAGCCCAGTTCAGATTTTTTTCAATTGCGATGAAACGCGACGCTTTCTTACTGTTTACGACTTTGAACACCGTGTAAAAAGGTACAAATCACCATGAAAAAATTACTTTTTCCCTCTGGGAGATGAAAATTCTTTAAGTTCTTCACATGCGTGCCTCTCTGTATTACAGTGAATGAATGGATCGCAGTTTTCTCTCTCAAAAAATCAAAAATTCCGTCTCAATTGATGACATTCTCTACTGGACCGCTGCCATAGTTCTTGGTGGTGTGGCCGTGCTTTATGCCAAGCTATTTATGTTGGCCGAGCATTTTGCCTTCAATCTCCTCAAAGAGTACGGTTGGTATTTCGGAGCCACAGTTCCTGTCCTTTTCGCTATCTCCTGGTGGATCGTGTATAAGTTTGCTCCTGAGGCGGGAGGAAGTGGAATTCCTCAGGTCATGTGTGCACTTCAATGCGAAGAAGAGAAGAACTTCCCTTATAAAGCAAAAGCGCTGGTCAAAATTAGAACTGCGATGGTGAAGATTATCTCTTCATTGGTTGGTGTAGTCGGTGGAGCGGCGGTTGGACGAGAAGGTCCGACCATCCAAATCGGTGCGGCATTATTCTTTCGCGTTCGCGATTTGGCGATGAAAGTTTCGGGAAAAACATTTGGCGCAGATGTCTGGATGATCACAGGAAGTGCAGCAGGTGTAGCGGCCGCTTTCAATACTCCACTCGGCGGTCTTGTGTTTGCCATCGAAGAACTCGCAAAGTCCCACTTCAATCGATTCAAATCGTCTCTTTTAGTGGCCGTGATTCTAGCAGGTCTCTCATCTCAGGTTTTTCAAGGTAGTTATCTCTATTTAGGAATTCCGAAAGTTAATCCATTCGATTTTAAACTCATGCCATGGGTGATTTTAATTGGAATTCTATGTGGCTCGCTTTCAACTCTTTTTGCTGAGATCTTATTCAAGCTCACTACTTTTCGTTCCAAAGTGACCTCTGTTTCTAAACACCTTGTCTTATCAGTGATTGGCGGGCTCCTTGTTGTTTGCCTTGCCATGTATGTTCATCCGATGGCCTTTGGTGGCGGGAAAGAAGCGATTACATCACTTCTCTTTGAGACATCAGATGAGAGTTCATGGACTC
Encoded here:
- the smc gene encoding chromosome segregation protein SMC, which encodes MRLNRLIIQGFKSFKDKTTVIFDEGITGIVGPNGCGKSNIVDALFWVMGEQSAKHLRGTSMKDLIFAGSSKYQPAAFAEVTLVLDNVNGKHININGTIGKPAEIHLTRKLYRNGETEYRINNEPARLKDIHEVFMDTGAGAKSYSIIAQGEINKLVQQKPEERRVMIEEVAGITKFKLRKRESLKKIEQTQLNLTRLEDLQNEIYKNLKKLEQQAEKAEKAKTLRDRIKKYELIVESHREHDYLQDFVNADSMLASRQVEHENLTLRKSQVDLLLEDEKIQKTDMMEKIDVAQDDFNDHSKQLAASEERVKHLKKSLIDKEKQIDRANRENEELNVDIEKRSERLEALTAQLADLEANNYEQMDFSSLEEKVEILKSQMFDLEEELNEKRRDLNASKEKFQSLDNEAFKNSSKLEEYSRLLQDLTSEIETLEKSTSNFTDDLMKDRATVKSSGAKVEELKAALPALKEEVETINNELKASDVKFRELSRAVIQLESKRNSLIEINNSAEGRRAGAVELVQKVNDGSLEVLGKLIECDPEYAVAVEQLIGESLDVVLATSGKEAFANLMTDFNATVDLLWPQEATISQESIGRLETQGCQNMKALVDIVRINNQEYAEKLSKILNGFFVVENLTTELASRINPEIQFKGLVSKDGKVLIKKVGNSVVYGVRHDSASEAQGIVQRNNLIQEMGVELEEKQAELAILETNIMQLETTLAEKRVALEEKNKEFNEINTLYAATKAALESKEANQSSNSQRLQILQNRKSETSKLRLDLIEADEKILNAKEEFEGKVKELASEVADIEDRYSELKVSFENERDEMMELKVKAQSYQQQLTSLKSQIEDVNAQIDRYREKQEANLELLNNFQSEIENAQVEVENVEASNRDQAEVLAEKETYLNLLKDQIAQILLSMQEKESELKEINSRINKIEKENVELELKTSQIIQEEELLAKDIFERYKIDLRSTMMKHLEITSDKITDLKDLSSMYIMETEDGPKEIEAIEYEFEKRFPGQIKEAKEKFKDYKSEFNRLGEINWAAIEDYDRQKLRYDFLKAQEEELKKSLVDLQTAIAHIDEKSKERFKEAFNEVNERFSKVFPIIFGGGEARLEVTGDLDSIDCGVEITAKPPGKKMTSITLMSGGEKAMTAVSLIFSIFLVKPSPFCLLDEVDAPLDDANVGRFNELLREMSSESQFILITHNKKTMELNDTLYGVTMQEPGVSKAVSVQLH
- a CDS encoding DNA-3-methyladenine glycosylase 2 family protein encodes the protein MKTDNELTLKKIIERRDPRYDGRFYYGVKTTKIYCRPVCPARPKPENIIILKSTTEAENAGFRPCKRCRPDLAPGTKFFEGTANTVSRALRLIDEEKEIALNVEKLSDTLGVSDRHLRRLFQEHLGASPIEVMISKRLHLAQQLVRETSAPLSEIALAVGFQSIRRFNEAFKNLYHSPPSAFRKEKAVPDNQIELELMVRQPFDWKTMLEYFARHENFGIERVTETSYQRFITFGDKYGSYTITYSPDKSLLKVKLINIPMTEIKSVILRIKRHLDLDHNPEHLPKDKKFKGKGIRIPGSFDPFEIAVTIILGQLVSTKQAKAKQKELILKYGSKIDEDVWAFPEAKDLMDAEIETIGITKVKAGAIREMARRYHAGELNLAPSADIEKTKAELHSIHGIGPWTVEIICMRCLGDSDAFPKSDLIINKALKAHMVNEELWTSSRAYLTHILWRDYATVLSKN
- a CDS encoding methylated-DNA--[protein]-cysteine S-methyltransferase, with the translated sequence MQQYYQKIKSPIGELHLVANDKALMYLGFKNLGWDAVKKSNPIIELTKTQLQEYFEGKRKKFDVPFSLAGTEFQNTVWNTLAKIPFGKTWSYQQMAEAVKKPAAMRAVGRTNGLNPISIILPCHRVIGKSGSLTGYAGGLPAKEFLLRLEGLTPQK
- a CDS encoding glutathione S-transferase family protein — encoded protein: MKLIIGNKTYSSWSLRPWVLMKHFNIPFEEILVKLDMPETKAEIAKYSPSGKVPALIDGDLSIWESAAIMEYLNEKYPEKKMYPTDLKQRALARSLSMEMHAGFGKMRERLSFNVKKSYQNFDFGSAQSDIDRVKVLWTEQLKVSKGPFLFGEFSIADAMYAPVVGRFVTYGVPVDGLVKNYCEAIMNLPALKEWYAGAMKEDFEAKDHI
- a CDS encoding chloride channel protein → MDRSFLSQKIKNSVSIDDILYWTAAIVLGGVAVLYAKLFMLAEHFAFNLLKEYGWYFGATVPVLFAISWWIVYKFAPEAGGSGIPQVMCALQCEEEKNFPYKAKALVKIRTAMVKIISSLVGVVGGAAVGREGPTIQIGAALFFRVRDLAMKVSGKTFGADVWMITGSAAGVAAAFNTPLGGLVFAIEELAKSHFNRFKSSLLVAVILAGLSSQVFQGSYLYLGIPKVNPFDFKLMPWVILIGILCGSLSTLFAEILFKLTTFRSKVTSVSKHLVLSVIGGLLVVCLAMYVHPMAFGGGKEAITSLLFETSDESSWTLALVRFVSPLISYFSVGAGGIFAPSLAAGGTIGSLFSSFVLPHNHNLVVLLGMIAFLTGVTRAPFTSFVLVLEMTDRHSAIFPMMLVAVIAQATAHLINPISFYERVTENWHHKVSPQS